In Natranaerovirga hydrolytica, one DNA window encodes the following:
- a CDS encoding MinD/ParA family ATP-binding protein, which yields MARKINKDAIDDIMKKISSRELVGSDIRTNKLIYSIIGFIPSSDFVENALLMTNLGYILSEKGLNTCIVDLKVFYPNIYHFFDIVPNNKGEGLLKVLKSDKVDFREEIQFTGYEKLYLLSPSPQDLFEEYYEFNFETIERLLMTLKNMFDIILLDIPNNPPLEFCLGAMNYCHTGFFTASEKIEASTNIIKLLDHAESVGISTSKFTSVILMNLLGSKFDYKVINELGLKIITALPFDKSASASALESKIYIKDSQLVNKKFKKEIYKLADLLADDSL from the coding sequence ATGGCTAGAAAAATAAATAAAGATGCAATAGATGATATTATGAAAAAAATTTCCTCTAGAGAACTGGTGGGTTCAGATATACGCACGAATAAATTAATTTATAGTATTATTGGTTTTATTCCCTCTAGTGATTTTGTAGAAAATGCATTATTAATGACCAACTTAGGTTACATTTTATCGGAAAAAGGATTAAATACGTGTATAGTGGATTTAAAAGTTTTTTATCCAAACATATATCATTTTTTTGACATTGTTCCAAATAATAAGGGCGAAGGGTTATTAAAAGTTTTAAAAAGCGATAAAGTAGATTTCAGAGAAGAAATACAATTTACTGGATATGAAAAATTATATTTATTATCACCTAGTCCTCAAGATTTGTTCGAAGAGTATTATGAGTTTAACTTTGAAACCATAGAGAGACTTTTGATGACATTAAAAAATATGTTTGACATTATTTTATTGGATATACCCAATAATCCTCCACTGGAATTTTGTTTAGGCGCTATGAATTATTGTCATACTGGTTTTTTTACAGCATCTGAGAAGATAGAGGCATCTACGAATATTATTAAATTATTAGATCATGCTGAATCTGTAGGCATAAGTACATCTAAATTTACCAGTGTGATTTTAATGAATTTATTAGGAAGCAAATTTGATTATAAAGTGATTAATGAATTAGGATTAAAAATTATAACAGCATTGCCATTTGATAAATCGGCAAGTGCGTCTGCATTAGAAAGTAAAATATATATTAAAGATAGTCAATTGGTCAATAAAAAATTTAAAAAAGAAATTTATAAATTAGCAGATTTACTAGCAGATGATAGTTTGTAA
- a CDS encoding ATPase, T2SS/T4P/T4SS family has translation MLNRSKISQMQQKVFYQSSNQDTTKENLEKRYKTINFEEALELCQKYITKAATHAYRRENNPTRKREITKSYINEFVDTQKPIVQKPNNKEQYTLIELKEALTDEITHYGPVTKAMEDDTIDEIRANGPDQIFIEKSGKTLPLGNKFYDREHMERIISKLIGVSKVRLTPKIPMVNARTVEGYRVNATHADISPYDTPAFVIRKFSKKSITPDMMIKNESFSINMFKLLSLIPKSDSSWITVGPTGSGKTTLNEILVKQIDPLSRIITIENPSEMRLIQRENDKEHGKVINDVLQYESVPDDDDSSPATMENLLINAMRQSPHWIGPGELRTPGEFATALRAAQTGHYFFTTLHAEGDEEAIYRFLTAYLMASNEPAELALRNICSAVKFVIYQEKLADGTRKVTSISEITGSKGLNPIINPIYKFVCEDVQENQNSGIKIMGYHKRVGTLSENIQQSMLKSGIKKSKFEFLTKEPSESEKEVYFYDEYGIDH, from the coding sequence ATGTTAAATCGTAGTAAAATAAGTCAAATGCAACAAAAAGTATTTTATCAAAGCAGCAATCAAGATACAACAAAAGAAAATCTAGAAAAAAGATACAAAACCATTAACTTTGAAGAGGCATTAGAATTATGTCAAAAGTACATAACAAAAGCTGCAACCCATGCTTATCGACGAGAAAACAATCCTACTCGGAAAAGAGAAATCACAAAATCATATATTAATGAATTTGTGGATACTCAAAAGCCTATTGTTCAAAAACCAAACAATAAAGAACAATATACCTTAATAGAATTAAAAGAAGCATTAACAGATGAAATAACCCATTATGGTCCAGTAACTAAGGCAATGGAAGATGACACAATAGATGAAATAAGAGCCAATGGACCAGATCAAATTTTTATAGAAAAAAGTGGGAAAACATTACCTTTAGGTAACAAATTTTATGATAGAGAGCATATGGAAAGAATCATATCCAAATTAATTGGTGTGTCTAAAGTACGATTAACACCTAAAATACCTATGGTTAATGCTAGGACTGTTGAAGGATATAGGGTTAATGCAACCCATGCAGATATATCTCCTTATGATACACCAGCATTTGTCATTAGAAAGTTTAGTAAGAAGTCTATAACCCCTGACATGATGATAAAGAATGAATCATTTTCCATTAATATGTTTAAATTATTATCCCTTATACCAAAATCAGATTCTTCGTGGATCACAGTAGGTCCAACAGGTAGTGGGAAAACAACCCTTAATGAAATATTAGTCAAACAAATTGACCCCCTATCAAGAATTATAACCATTGAGAATCCATCAGAAATGCGTCTGATTCAAAGGGAAAATGACAAAGAACATGGAAAGGTTATTAATGATGTATTGCAATATGAATCTGTTCCAGATGATGATGATTCATCACCAGCAACAATGGAGAATTTACTAATTAATGCTATGCGTCAATCGCCGCACTGGATAGGGCCAGGGGAATTAAGAACACCAGGAGAATTTGCGACGGCTTTAAGAGCAGCTCAAACAGGTCATTATTTTTTCACCACACTTCACGCAGAAGGTGATGAAGAAGCTATCTATAGATTTTTAACGGCGTACTTAATGGCATCTAATGAGCCAGCTGAATTGGCATTAAGAAATATCTGCAGTGCAGTAAAATTTGTAATCTATCAAGAAAAACTAGCAGATGGAACAAGAAAAGTAACTTCAATATCAGAAATAACTGGCTCAAAAGGTTTGAATCCAATTATTAATCCTATATATAAATTTGTTTGTGAAGATGTTCAAGAGAATCAAAACAGTGGAATCAAGATAATGGGCTATCATAAACGTGTGGGAACTTTATCAGAGAATATACAACAATCCATGTTAAAATCGGGTATTAAAAAAAGTAAGTTCGAGTTTTTAACGAAAGAACCATCAGAGTCTGAAAAGGAGGTTTACTTTTATGATGAATATGGAATTGACCATTAG
- a CDS encoding DUF5050 domain-containing protein has protein sequence MDSNSINGNLILAVEDSIIINNLSQSNTILLNNNEVVCEIDALMWFMNDRDHFIYYSDQKKDNFLCKYNLLTQEETVVVETPCYGLTHDEEYLYYINEKDGKGYRCLVNGKSKTKIIDEQIMSFIIIENSIFYASQKGVIKCDKEGLKKEKVLDTQTNCMVLLKDKLIFNDIKLNNSLSILDLESQDVTNISSIIPSSINTDGESIYCTNALNNNNLYKMNLEDHTTIRICGENVNDLHILNDDIYFRVQKEWYTMPLAGGQYKKVMG, from the coding sequence ATGGATTCTAACAGTATAAATGGTAATCTTATTTTAGCCGTAGAGGATAGCATTATTATTAATAACTTAAGCCAAAGCAATACAATTCTCTTAAATAATAATGAAGTGGTTTGTGAGATAGATGCCCTTATGTGGTTTATGAATGATAGGGATCATTTTATTTATTATAGCGATCAAAAAAAAGATAATTTTCTCTGCAAATATAACCTATTAACTCAGGAAGAAACAGTTGTAGTAGAGACCCCTTGTTACGGATTGACTCACGACGAAGAATATTTATATTACATCAATGAAAAAGATGGTAAGGGTTATAGATGTTTAGTGAATGGTAAAAGTAAAACGAAGATAATAGATGAACAGATTATGAGCTTTATCATAATAGAAAATAGTATTTTTTATGCATCCCAAAAAGGTGTTATAAAGTGTGATAAAGAGGGACTGAAAAAAGAAAAAGTATTGGATACTCAAACAAATTGCATGGTTTTATTAAAAGACAAATTAATATTTAATGACATCAAATTAAACAATAGCTTATCCATTTTAGATTTAGAAAGTCAAGACGTTACGAATATTTCAAGTATCATACCATCAAGTATAAACACAGATGGAGAGTCCATTTACTGCACCAATGCACTTAATAATAATAATTTATATAAAATGAACCTAGAGGATCATACCACTATAAGAATATGTGGAGAAAATGTGAATGATTTACACATTTTAAATGACGATATATACTTTCGTGTTCAAAAAGAATGGTACACAATGCCTCTTGCAGGGGGACAGTATAAAAAGGTAATGGGGTGA